From Staphylothermus hellenicus DSM 12710, a single genomic window includes:
- a CDS encoding QueT transporter family protein — MSAKFSIMAARLSVIAAVYAALTIALGPLAYGEIQVRISDAMLILPFLAGFGWDAVVGLTIGGFLANLASPFGYIDWVFGPIANFLAALGVYASKKIFGENIVGLVIGEILAIIAITLVIGYGELYLVFGIPWMVIIYVLIGEVISIGIGGTIIYGAFKRLRG; from the coding sequence GTGTCTGCTAAGTTTTCAATAATGGCTGCGAGACTCTCAGTAATAGCTGCTGTATATGCTGCTTTAACAATAGCTTTAGGACCACTAGCATATGGCGAGATACAGGTTAGAATAAGTGATGCAATGCTAATATTGCCGTTCCTAGCAGGTTTTGGCTGGGATGCCGTGGTAGGATTAACCATTGGTGGGTTTCTAGCTAATTTAGCGAGCCCATTCGGATATATTGACTGGGTTTTTGGTCCAATTGCTAATTTCCTAGCCGCTTTAGGTGTTTATGCTTCAAAGAAGATCTTTGGCGAAAACATAGTTGGCCTGGTAATCGGTGAAATACTAGCTATAATCGCTATTACGCTTGTAATCGGATACGGCGAGTTATACCTAGTATTCGGCATACCATGGATGGTCATAATATATGTATTGATCGGTGAAGTGATAAGCATAGGCATAGGCGGCACAATAATATATGGTGCTTTTAAACGATTAAGAGGTTAA
- the hxlB gene encoding 6-phospho-3-hexuloisomerase gives MVEGFAKEAMAEIANFIFKAINVISEEEKNKMTEELVDAYRRGARILVMGAGRSGLVGKAFAMRLLHIGFQVYVLGETIVPRIREGDLVVAISGSGRTRLIVTAAEAAKMVGAKVIAITTYPDSPLGKIADIIVRVPGRTKIAKEEDYFTRQILGIHEPLAPLGTLFEDTTMVFLDGIVVELMKKLGKTEEDLKNEHANIEL, from the coding sequence TTGGTTGAAGGATTCGCTAAGGAGGCAATGGCTGAAATCGCTAATTTTATTTTTAAAGCAATAAATGTTATCAGCGAAGAAGAAAAGAATAAAATGACTGAAGAACTAGTCGATGCTTATCGTAGAGGAGCCCGTATATTGGTGATGGGTGCTGGTAGGAGCGGATTAGTCGGTAAAGCCTTTGCTATGAGACTTCTACACATTGGCTTCCAAGTATATGTGCTTGGAGAAACAATTGTTCCAAGAATAAGAGAAGGAGACCTTGTAGTAGCAATATCTGGTTCTGGCCGTACAAGACTAATAGTAACAGCAGCTGAAGCAGCAAAAATGGTTGGTGCAAAAGTCATAGCTATCACAACCTACCCGGACAGCCCACTAGGTAAAATAGCAGACATAATAGTTCGTGTACCAGGTAGAACAAAGATTGCCAAAGAAGAAGACTATTTCACCAGGCAGATACTAGGAATACATGAGCCATTAGCCCCGCTAGGAACACTATTCGAAGACACAACAATGGTTTTCCTGGATGGAATAGTTGTTGAATTAATGAAGAAACTAGGAAAAACAGAGGAAGACCTTAAAAACGAGCATGCAAACATAGAGCTATGA
- a CDS encoding SPL family radical SAM protein, translating to MVYLKVIRLFDPWKNPLCTCPRKYSLHPYTGCSHFCLYCYATSYIGRKPSMPKKNFLRNLKHDLPRINKNLVVEMSTSSDPYPPLESWMMLTRKTLELLVQNRIKVLITTKSDIVVRDYDLLLKTPSAVMLTITTLNDDLARKLEPGAPPPTKRIRAVKLLSEKNLPVGVRIDPIIPGINDDPLEIKELIEEIANAGAKHIVTSTYKARWDNFKRMINAFPEHEEYWRKLYVEKGEKIHGYIYLPRNIRARILKPVIEYGLRNGLTVATCREGLGREYFKAPSCDGTHLIRNHPLLARK from the coding sequence ATGGTTTATTTAAAAGTTATTAGATTATTTGATCCGTGGAAAAACCCGTTATGTACTTGTCCGCGTAAATATAGTTTACACCCCTATACTGGATGTAGTCATTTCTGCTTATACTGCTATGCTACATCGTATATTGGTAGAAAACCCAGCATGCCTAAGAAGAATTTTTTGAGAAACCTAAAACATGATTTGCCGAGAATAAATAAGAACCTAGTTGTTGAGATGAGTACAAGCAGTGATCCTTATCCACCCTTAGAGTCTTGGATGATGCTTACACGTAAAACATTAGAGTTGCTTGTTCAGAATAGAATCAAAGTATTGATAACTACTAAGTCGGATATTGTAGTTCGAGACTATGATCTATTGTTGAAAACTCCTTCAGCAGTAATGTTAACTATTACAACACTAAATGATGATTTAGCTAGGAAACTTGAACCAGGAGCGCCTCCACCCACTAAGAGGATAAGAGCTGTAAAACTGTTATCTGAGAAAAACCTGCCCGTAGGTGTAAGGATTGATCCAATAATTCCCGGAATAAACGATGATCCTCTGGAGATCAAGGAGTTAATAGAGGAAATAGCTAATGCTGGTGCAAAGCATATTGTAACATCCACATATAAGGCTAGGTGGGATAATTTTAAGAGAATGATCAATGCTTTCCCCGAACATGAAGAATACTGGAGAAAACTATATGTTGAAAAAGGAGAAAAGATACATGGATACATATATCTGCCCAGAAATATACGTGCAAGAATCCTTAAACCAGTCATAGAATATGGGTTAAGAAATGGATTAACAGTAGCAACTTGTAGAGAAGGATTAGGGCGGGAATACTTTAAGGCTCCAAGCTGTGATGGAACACATCTAATACGCAATCATCCATTATTAGCTAGGAAATAA
- a CDS encoding ZPR1 zinc finger domain-containing protein produces the protein MDVAKKILEYTVKCPVCGSEMKVEEYLYDMPLVGKVIISSGRCQRCGYKWSDARLAESRGPRKIIYRVEKPGDENALVIRASTASIIIPELGVEIKPGPAALGYITTVEGLIMDIIEKTEFICSEPDAPLDECKKKLDQLRKARDGLIKYTIIIIDPGGVSTIVSDKKREEPLSIEETNALEKEVSGNGFSK, from the coding sequence ATGGATGTTGCTAAGAAGATTCTCGAATACACTGTTAAATGCCCTGTTTGCGGCTCAGAAATGAAGGTCGAGGAGTATCTATACGATATGCCTCTTGTAGGAAAAGTTATTATTAGTAGTGGTAGGTGTCAACGTTGTGGATATAAATGGAGCGATGCTAGGCTAGCTGAGAGTAGAGGGCCTAGGAAAATAATTTATAGAGTCGAGAAGCCGGGAGATGAAAATGCATTGGTTATTAGAGCTTCTACAGCCTCCATAATTATACCTGAGCTAGGAGTAGAGATCAAGCCTGGACCAGCTGCTCTAGGCTATATAACAACGGTTGAGGGATTAATCATGGATATTATTGAGAAAACAGAGTTCATATGTAGCGAGCCAGATGCTCCGCTGGATGAATGTAAGAAAAAACTTGACCAGCTGAGAAAAGCACGTGATGGATTAATCAAGTATACAATCATAATAATTGATCCTGGAGGGGTTTCAACAATTGTCAGTGATAAAAAACGAGAAGAACCGTTGAGCATTGAAGAAACCAATGCTTTAGAGAAAGAAGTTTCTGGGAATGGTTTCTCAAAATAA
- the ade gene encoding adenine deaminase → MVLPRIFHYDVDERISLIQTITGKKPADIVISNVNLVLAPTGEILDNASIIISGKRIAGAGKYSELHRFIGKNTLVIDGENNYAMPGFIDPHIHIESSLLTPHGFAKLALKHGTTTVVADPHEIGNVLGSRGVEIFIDEARNLPLKILIDIPSCVPATDPSYGLETTANIIGVDEVEKLAALEGTIGLGEVMDFISILNANKAVLEKIRVAHRYGLIVNGHAPLLRGAELDAYIDAGIWSDHESTIYEEALEKARKGMYVFIREGSAWKDLKALLPLIKDHSIDHRFLSFASDDINVVDLMEKGHMDRIINIAIEYGVDPVKAIQLATIGPATRIHLEDHVGVVGPARLADIVLSKNIEYIKPHTVIASGEIIYYKGESRKTFNNYKYPEEALNTVKLAKTPGPQEFIPRINNREGIVEVNIIGVTPGSALTKHVVEELAVKDYKVLADPSRDIIYAAVIDRHKASGSMGKGFIKGLGFKAGAIAQTIAHDTHNLIVAGNNPEDMSRAVKRIVEIQGGIVVVDKGKIIGELPLRLAGLMSIEEPETVYEKYKKITKELMERYGLEFESFFMTLALVALPVIPEIRLTDKGLVNVREAKLMPLINK, encoded by the coding sequence TTGGTTCTTCCACGAATCTTCCACTACGATGTAGATGAGAGAATAAGCCTTATACAAACAATTACCGGTAAAAAACCAGCAGACATAGTTATTAGCAATGTAAACCTAGTCCTAGCGCCTACAGGGGAAATACTGGATAATGCATCAATAATTATAAGCGGTAAAAGAATAGCTGGGGCAGGAAAATATAGTGAACTACACCGATTCATAGGTAAAAACACCCTTGTAATAGATGGTGAAAACAATTATGCAATGCCTGGATTCATAGATCCACATATACATATAGAGTCAAGCCTTCTAACACCCCATGGCTTCGCTAAGTTAGCGTTAAAACATGGAACTACAACAGTTGTAGCGGATCCGCATGAAATTGGAAATGTTCTAGGCAGTAGAGGCGTAGAAATATTTATAGATGAAGCAAGAAACCTACCGTTGAAAATACTCATAGACATACCAAGCTGTGTACCAGCAACAGATCCAAGCTATGGTCTTGAAACAACTGCTAATATTATAGGTGTTGATGAGGTAGAAAAGCTAGCAGCGCTGGAAGGAACAATTGGTTTAGGAGAAGTTATGGATTTCATCAGTATACTGAATGCCAATAAGGCTGTTCTCGAAAAGATACGGGTCGCGCATAGATACGGGTTAATAGTTAATGGACACGCACCATTACTTAGGGGGGCCGAGCTAGATGCCTACATAGATGCAGGTATATGGAGCGATCATGAATCCACAATATATGAAGAAGCACTCGAGAAAGCCCGGAAAGGCATGTATGTGTTTATCAGGGAAGGTAGTGCATGGAAGGATCTAAAAGCACTTCTACCACTAATAAAAGATCACTCCATTGATCATAGATTTCTCAGCTTCGCATCAGACGATATAAACGTCGTTGACTTAATGGAGAAAGGCCATATGGATAGAATAATCAATATAGCAATAGAGTACGGCGTAGACCCTGTAAAAGCGATCCAGCTAGCGACAATTGGTCCGGCAACGCGTATACATCTCGAGGATCATGTAGGCGTGGTGGGACCAGCTAGATTAGCAGATATAGTTTTATCTAAAAACATCGAATACATTAAGCCACACACTGTAATAGCCAGTGGTGAAATAATATATTATAAAGGAGAATCAAGGAAAACATTTAATAACTACAAATACCCAGAAGAAGCCTTAAACACTGTTAAATTAGCGAAAACACCTGGCCCCCAAGAATTCATTCCAAGAATAAATAATAGAGAAGGAATAGTAGAGGTAAACATTATAGGAGTAACTCCTGGTTCAGCATTAACAAAGCATGTTGTAGAAGAATTAGCAGTAAAGGATTATAAGGTATTAGCTGATCCTAGTAGGGATATAATTTATGCAGCAGTAATAGATCGGCATAAAGCATCGGGTAGCATGGGGAAAGGATTCATTAAAGGACTAGGCTTTAAAGCAGGAGCAATAGCTCAGACAATAGCACATGATACACATAACTTGATCGTTGCAGGAAACAATCCCGAAGACATGAGCAGAGCCGTGAAGAGAATAGTAGAGATACAGGGAGGAATAGTAGTTGTTGATAAAGGCAAGATAATAGGTGAACTACCACTTAGATTAGCTGGTCTTATGAGTATAGAAGAGCCTGAAACAGTTTATGAGAAATACAAGAAAATAACAAAAGAGTTAATGGAGAGGTATGGATTAGAATTTGAATCATTCTTCATGACTCTAGCACTAGTAGCTTTGCCGGTTATACCAGAGATAAGATTGACAGATAAAGGATTAGTGAATGTTAGAGAAGCAAAGCTAATGCCTTTAATCAATAAGTAA
- a CDS encoding amidohydrolase family protein, whose product MADIYIRGGWIITMDPRRRIIRDGAVAVEDGYIKAVGKREALDKDYRYHSDIVIDAQRDIVLPGLINTHVHLAQGLLRGCADYLPLIPWLKDRVWPLQGNYKPEEALVSAQLVVAEMLRTGATTFLETGLVGRYGPDNIIEFLHKSGIRAAVARHVMDMTGYALEENILHEGLVELGDISFNDTIRLYHEYHGWDDRIWIWFGPRTPGAVSVELYRKISEKARDLNTGITMHLAEVKADVEYTMAKFGKRPVEFAHWVGLTGPNVVLVHVVWASDEEIKLLAKTKTTVSHNPCCNMKLASGAARISDMLREGVNVALGTDGGPSNNDYDLLREMKHAALLQPLRTLDAKAVRAEQILEAATINGAKALMIDKMVGSIEVGKKADIIVVDYWQPHLKPLNNPISHLVYSAMGSDVKHSIIDGKLVMFDRKILTFNVDEVLEKADKAAHDLYERAGICVEPDTIWPIE is encoded by the coding sequence ATGGCGGATATCTATATTCGAGGCGGCTGGATCATAACCATGGATCCTAGGCGTAGAATAATACGGGATGGAGCAGTTGCTGTTGAAGATGGCTATATAAAAGCAGTTGGTAAACGCGAAGCGCTCGACAAAGATTATCGGTACCACAGCGATATCGTTATTGATGCTCAAAGAGACATAGTGTTGCCTGGACTAATAAATACACATGTACACCTGGCTCAGGGGCTTCTAAGGGGATGTGCGGATTATCTCCCCCTTATTCCTTGGCTAAAGGATCGTGTATGGCCTCTTCAAGGAAACTATAAACCAGAAGAAGCTCTTGTATCAGCACAACTGGTTGTTGCTGAAATGCTGAGGACGGGGGCAACTACATTTCTAGAAACAGGTCTTGTTGGAAGATATGGGCCGGACAATATTATTGAGTTCCTACATAAAAGCGGTATTAGAGCAGCTGTAGCTCGCCACGTAATGGATATGACTGGTTATGCTTTGGAGGAAAACATTCTCCACGAGGGACTCGTGGAGCTGGGCGATATAAGTTTCAATGATACTATCAGGCTGTATCATGAATACCATGGATGGGATGATCGTATATGGATATGGTTTGGGCCGAGAACACCTGGTGCTGTAAGCGTTGAGCTATACAGGAAAATATCTGAGAAAGCTAGAGATCTAAATACAGGGATAACAATGCATTTAGCAGAGGTTAAAGCAGATGTTGAATACACAATGGCAAAGTTTGGGAAGAGACCAGTGGAGTTTGCCCACTGGGTTGGATTAACAGGTCCCAATGTTGTCCTAGTCCATGTTGTTTGGGCTAGTGATGAAGAAATAAAACTATTAGCAAAAACAAAGACTACTGTAAGCCATAATCCATGCTGTAACATGAAGCTTGCAAGCGGCGCTGCTAGAATAAGTGATATGTTGAGAGAAGGAGTAAATGTTGCATTAGGAACAGATGGTGGGCCAAGCAATAATGATTACGATCTACTAAGAGAAATGAAACATGCTGCACTACTACAGCCCCTCAGAACACTTGATGCTAAAGCAGTAAGAGCTGAGCAAATACTAGAAGCTGCAACGATTAATGGAGCTAAAGCATTAATGATTGATAAAATGGTTGGAAGCATAGAGGTTGGTAAAAAAGCAGATATTATAGTAGTTGATTATTGGCAACCCCACCTTAAACCATTGAATAACCCGATATCACACCTAGTATACAGTGCTATGGGTAGCGATGTAAAACACAGTATTATCGATGGAAAA